In Musa acuminata AAA Group cultivar baxijiao chromosome BXJ3-11, Cavendish_Baxijiao_AAA, whole genome shotgun sequence, one DNA window encodes the following:
- the LOC103971196 gene encoding uncharacterized GPI-anchored protein At1g61900 — MEHLIGKIICRILMLAIWFCDFQHVVSQKTDFKPKPHVPDKFVLSDPPIGLFDPIEISPAVIPRNPYPVEPLPPMYPSFPSTYEPVLTGKCPVNFSSMSDIIDKTASDCSAPLAALVGNVICCPQVNSLMHIFQGAYGSESNMLVLNQATATYCFSDLISILASRGANSTIPTLCSVKLSNLTGGSCHVKDLVTFEKIVNTSKLLDSCSTVDPLKECCRPICQPAIMEAALQISLGGASMLDNSRIPGTAAGITVVNDCKGVVYAWLSRKLSSEAANTAFRILSGCKVNKVCPLEFEEPSSIIKACGDMAPSSLSCCSSLNTYIASIQKQMLITNRQAINCATFFGSMLQKGGVTTNIYELCNVDLKDFSLQSYGQQGCLLRSLPADIVFDNVTGFSFTCDLSDNIAAPWPSSSSLSTFSLCAPEMSLPALPIPEASISSGSYNTARIILSIVHVISSLLL, encoded by the exons ATGGAGCATCTTATTG GCAAAATTATATGCCGAATTCTGATGCTTGCAATTTGGTTTTGCGATTTTCAACATGTGGTGTCACAGAAAACAGATTTTAAGCCCAAGCCTCATGTTCCTGACAAATTTGTTCTGTCTGATCCACCTATTGGACTCTTTGACCCCATAGAGATATCTCCTGCTGTCATTCCAAGGAATCCATATCCTGTTGAGCCACTTCCACCAATGTACCCATCCTTTCCAAGCACTTATGAACCAGTCTTGACTGGGAAATGCCCCGTCAACTTTTCTTCAATGTCGGACATCATAGACAAGACGGCATCCGACTGCTCTGCACCTTTAGCTGCACTAGTGGGAAATGTTATTTGTTGTCCCCAGGTTAATAGCTTGATGCACATATTTCAAGGTGCTTATGGTAGTGAATCCAACATGCTTGTTCTCAATCAAGCTACTGCTACCTATTGTTTCTCAGATCTTATCAGTATATTAGCCAGCAGAGGGGCAAATAGCACTATTCCTACTCTTTGCTCAGTGAAGTTGTCAAATCTTACTGGTGGTTCATGTCATGTCAAAGACCTGGTTACGTTTGAGAAAATAGTAAATACAAGCAAATTACTGGACTCATGCAGCACAGTTGATCCGCTTAAGGAGTGCTGCAGACCAATATGTCAACCTGCTATCATGGAAGCTGCACTTCAGATCTCACTAGGAGGAGCAAGCATGCTCGACAATTCTAGAATACCTGGGACTGCTGCTGGGATTACTGTTGTCAATGACTGTAAAGGAGTGGTGTATGCATGGTTGTCTAGGAAACTCTCATCAGAGGCTGCTAACACCGCATTCCGGATTTTATCTGGTTGCAAAGTTAACAAAG TTTGTCCATTGGAATTTGAAGAGCCTTCATCAATAATCAAAGCATGTGGTGATATGGCTCCTTCCAGTCTTTCCTGTTGCAGTTCGTTGAACACTTATATTGCATCAATACAGAAGCAGATGCTCATAACAAATAGGCAAGCCATCAATTGTGCGACATTCTTTGGGTCAATGCTACAGAAAGGTGGAGTTACAACAAACATTTATGAACTTTGCAacgttgacctgaaagatttcagCCTTCAGT CATATGGCCAACAAG GATGTTTGCTTCGCAGTTTACCGGCAGATATTGTGTTTGACAATGTCACAGGCTTCAGTTTTACATGTGATTTAAGTGATAATATTGCTGCTCCATGGCCTTCCTCATCCTCTCTCTCGACCTTTTCTCTCTGCGCGCCTG AGATGTCATTGCCTGCGCTGCCTATACCTGAGGCTTCTATAAGCTCAG GTAGCTACAACACTGCAAGAATCATCCTCTCCATTGTACATGTCATCTCCAGCTTATTGCTATGA
- the LOC103971283 gene encoding cytochrome b561 and DOMON domain-containing protein At3g07570-like, with protein ILNVCGFLVDLGKSSRAGNRRQLSRLHRLILSFSSDGNMVGSSAMAGWVAGTGSGSGIVKQYSLGGKSSGVRDVADHAAVVEAVPRLRGRPRRQRPLFVELSAAGASGQGLRLSELHRRGKVSLLHGTWAGVVSSDDGGGGDGEGGDPGVLMPVGVAVVRFFKDWDPLWFYSHASIQGLGFGLGVAGAYLELGSSSSIWRMIYHACHKNSRPVTCVNFAFLLPDADSTDLESKNLMVVEVMRSATTCVQVMAAVLACPDKASRAAKYWNWFHRYVGPRLRRWGDHRCDFGDQKVHCEVRVSESRS; from the exons ATTCTGAATGTGTGTGGTTTCTTGGTCGATTTGGGAAAAAGCTCGAGGGCAGGCAATAGAAGACAGCTCTCTCGTCTCCATCGACTCATTTTAAGCTTCTCCAGCGACGGCAACATGGTCGGGAGCAGCGCCATGGCCGGGTGGGTCGCCGGCactgggagcgggagcgggatcgTGAAGCAGTACAGCCTCGGGGGGAAGAGTTCTGGTGTACGGGACGTCGCTGATCACGCGGCGGTCGTCGAGGCTGTACCTCGTCTTCGTGGTCGGCCCCGACGACAACGCCCCCTCTTCGTCGAATTATCTGCTGCCGGAGCATCGGGACAAGGACTCCGTCTCAGTGAACTACACCGCCGCGG CAAAGTATCGCTGCTTCATGGTACGTGGGCAGGTGTGGTGAGCTcggacgacggcggcggcggagaCGGCGAGGGAGGCGACCCG GGGGTGCTGATGCCGGTGGGCGTCGCGGTGGTGCGTTTCTTCAAGGACTGGGATCCGCTGTGGTTCTACTCCCACGCGTCGATACAAGGGCTCGGGTTTGGGCTGGGCGTCGCCGGGGC TTATCTAGAATTAGGATCGTCGTCGTCAATTTGGAGGATGATATATCATGCATGCCACAAAAACTCGAGGCCAGTCACATGCGTTAACTTTGCCTTTCTTCTTCCCGACGCTGACAGCACTGACTTGGAATCTAAGAACTTGATGGTGGTTGAGGTTATGAGGTCTGCGACTACCTGCGTGCAGGTGATGGCGGCCGTGCTCGCTTGCCCTGACAAGGCGTCCAGGGCGGCGAAGTACTGGAACTGGTTTCACCGCTACGTGGGGCCTCGCTTACGGCGTTGGGGCGATCATCGCTGTGACTTCGGAGACCAGAAGGTGCATTGCGAGGTACGAGTGAGCGAGAGCAGAAGTTAA
- the LOC135652397 gene encoding probable transcription factor PosF21 isoform X2 has product MERDKSAVHESGGLPPPPSSRFAAFASASTSSTLSAKCETPAVSPTPIDGHGGGRFSHDIDRMPDNPPRNAGHRRAHSEILSLPDDISFDSELGIVGSGEGPSLSDETEEDLISMYLDLDKIASSSASSGLELQGSETSGTGAAGAPASSQAEMVAAASGERPRVRHQHSQSFDGSTSIKPELLASGTEGMSSTEEKKAMSAAKLAELALIDPKRAKRIWANRQSAARSKERKLRYIAELERKILTLQTEATTLSSQLTMFQTDNTALTAENNELKLRLQTMEQQVHLQDALNETLRGEVQRLKIATGTAIANGAQMVNYTQTSSSGVGQQYYHHNHALQSLMAAHQLQQLHIHSQHQQQMLPQQHELQPQQQPPSTELKTRALASQSQESAPLQE; this is encoded by the exons ATGGAGAGGGATAAGTCAGCAGTTCACGAGAGTGGTGGTTTACCTCCTCCTCCTTCGTCACGGTTTGCTGCCTTTGCCTCGGCTTCGACTTCGAGCACCCTTTCTGCCAAGTGCGAGACACCCGCTGTGTCTCCTACTCCCATTGACGGTCATGGTGGTGGGCGATTCAGTCATGACATTGACCGAATGCCGGATAATCCACCGCGAAATGCTGGCCACCGGCGAGCTCACTCAGAGATTTTGAGCCTCCCGGATGACATAAGCTTCGACAGTGAACTCGGTATCGTAGGTTCTGGAGAAGGACCATCGTTGTCTGATGAGACCGAGGAAGATTTGATCTCCATGTATCTTGATCTGGACAAGATAGCTTCATCCTCGGCATCGTCAGGATTGGAATTGCAGGGAAGTGAAACTTCTGGCACTGGAGCTGCTGGTGCACCTGCTTCTTCTCAGGCTGAGATGGTGGCTGCAGCTTCTGGTGAGAGGCCAAGGGTCAGGCACCAGCATAGTCAGTCCTTCGACGGGTCTACTTCTATCAAGCCAGAGCTGTTGGCATCGGGCACAGAGGGAATGTCCTCGACAGAGGAAAAGAAGGCCATGTCAGCGGCAAAGCTTGCTGAACTTGCACTTATCGACCCAAAGCGAGCAAAAAG GATCTGGGCAAATAGGCAGTCAGCTGCCAGGTCAAAAGAAAGGAAGCTTCGGTACATAGCAGAACTTGAGCGGAAAATATTAACTTTGCAGACAGAAGCAACAACATTGTCATCTCAGTTAACCATGTTTCAG ACAGACAATACTGCTTTGACTGCTGAAAACAATGAATTGAAGTTACGCCTACAGACCATGGAGCAGCAGGTTCACCTGCAGGATG CATTAAAtgagacactaagaggggaggttcaGCGATTGAAAATTGCGACCGGAACGGCTATTGCTAACGGTGCGCAGATGGTCAACTACACGCAGACGTCATCCTCGGGGGTAGGCCAGCAATATTATCACCACAATCATGCACTGCAATCACTCATGGCAGCTCACCAACTTCAACAACTTCACATCCATTCTCAGCATCAGCAGCAGATGCTCCCGCAACAACATGAACTGCAACCACAGCAGCAGCCCCCCTCGACCGAGCTGAAAACAAGAGCCTTGGCTTCTCAATCCCAGGAGAGTGCTCCGCTTCAGGAGTGA
- the LOC135652397 gene encoding probable transcription factor PosF21 isoform X1 — MERDKSAVHESGGLPPPPSSRFAAFASASTSSTLSAKCETPAVSPTPIDGHGGGRFSHDIDRMPDNPPRNAGHRRAHSEILSLPDDISFDSELGIVGSGEGPSLSDETEEDLISMYLDLDKIASSSASSGLELQGSETSGTGAAGAPASSQAEMVAAASGERPRVRHQHSQSFDGSTSIKPELLASGTEGMSSTEEKKAMSAAKLAELALIDPKRAKRERGWINDGHRQKDTEIWANRQSAARSKERKLRYIAELERKILTLQTEATTLSSQLTMFQTDNTALTAENNELKLRLQTMEQQVHLQDALNETLRGEVQRLKIATGTAIANGAQMVNYTQTSSSGVGQQYYHHNHALQSLMAAHQLQQLHIHSQHQQQMLPQQHELQPQQQPPSTELKTRALASQSQESAPLQE, encoded by the exons ATGGAGAGGGATAAGTCAGCAGTTCACGAGAGTGGTGGTTTACCTCCTCCTCCTTCGTCACGGTTTGCTGCCTTTGCCTCGGCTTCGACTTCGAGCACCCTTTCTGCCAAGTGCGAGACACCCGCTGTGTCTCCTACTCCCATTGACGGTCATGGTGGTGGGCGATTCAGTCATGACATTGACCGAATGCCGGATAATCCACCGCGAAATGCTGGCCACCGGCGAGCTCACTCAGAGATTTTGAGCCTCCCGGATGACATAAGCTTCGACAGTGAACTCGGTATCGTAGGTTCTGGAGAAGGACCATCGTTGTCTGATGAGACCGAGGAAGATTTGATCTCCATGTATCTTGATCTGGACAAGATAGCTTCATCCTCGGCATCGTCAGGATTGGAATTGCAGGGAAGTGAAACTTCTGGCACTGGAGCTGCTGGTGCACCTGCTTCTTCTCAGGCTGAGATGGTGGCTGCAGCTTCTGGTGAGAGGCCAAGGGTCAGGCACCAGCATAGTCAGTCCTTCGACGGGTCTACTTCTATCAAGCCAGAGCTGTTGGCATCGGGCACAGAGGGAATGTCCTCGACAGAGGAAAAGAAGGCCATGTCAGCGGCAAAGCTTGCTGAACTTGCACTTATCGACCCAAAGCGAGCAAAAAG GGAAAGGGGATGGATTAATGATGGGCATAGGCAGAAAGACACGGA GATCTGGGCAAATAGGCAGTCAGCTGCCAGGTCAAAAGAAAGGAAGCTTCGGTACATAGCAGAACTTGAGCGGAAAATATTAACTTTGCAGACAGAAGCAACAACATTGTCATCTCAGTTAACCATGTTTCAG ACAGACAATACTGCTTTGACTGCTGAAAACAATGAATTGAAGTTACGCCTACAGACCATGGAGCAGCAGGTTCACCTGCAGGATG CATTAAAtgagacactaagaggggaggttcaGCGATTGAAAATTGCGACCGGAACGGCTATTGCTAACGGTGCGCAGATGGTCAACTACACGCAGACGTCATCCTCGGGGGTAGGCCAGCAATATTATCACCACAATCATGCACTGCAATCACTCATGGCAGCTCACCAACTTCAACAACTTCACATCCATTCTCAGCATCAGCAGCAGATGCTCCCGCAACAACATGAACTGCAACCACAGCAGCAGCCCCCCTCGACCGAGCTGAAAACAAGAGCCTTGGCTTCTCAATCCCAGGAGAGTGCTCCGCTTCAGGAGTGA